The Nicotiana tomentosiformis chromosome 2, ASM39032v3, whole genome shotgun sequence genome includes the window ACTCACCGGGTTAGTTCCATCATTGCAACAACCGCCATCCAAAAGAAGGAGGACCTGGGAGCCTTCATCATTCCATGCACCATTGGATTGCGTGATTTTGCACGTGCCATTTGTGATAATGGGGCTAGCATCAACTTAACGCCCCTTGCTATTTACAAGCAAGCGGGATTAGGTATGCCCAGGCCTACAAGTATGAGATTGAAAATGGTTGATCGTTCAATAAAGTGACCGGTGGGAATAGTTGATGATGTGCTTGTCAAAGTGGGGAAGTTTCTCCTCCCTGCCGACTTTGTTATTCTCGATTGTGCTATTTATAAAGATATCCCTATCATCCTGGGGAGACTATTCCTTGATACCGGGAGGGCACTCATGGACTAAAAATGAAATGAGATCAAGTTCCGAGTTAATGACGAAGAAGTTACCTTTCAAGTGAGTAAGGGTATGAAATTGCCACATGCATACGAAATTATCTCAGTCATTGCTGTTGTTGACGAGGTAGAGGGTGCAATCGAAGTGAAGATGGAAGAGGAATGCCTTGGTGAGGCATTGGCGACTATTTTGGTGAATTTTGATGGCGAGGACATGGAAGGATACGTGGAATCGGTGAATTCATTGGAAGGCCTTGGGTCCTACACTTATGCACCAAAGAAGCTCAAGCCACTTCCGCCGCACTTAAGGTATACATTTCTTGGCTCTAATGAAACTCTACCTGTAATTGTTTCTTCTTTGTTGAATGATGTGCAGGTTGAACACTTATTGAATACCTTGAGGGAGCACAGACAGGCCATTCGTTGGACTATAGTGGATATAAGAGGGATTCCAGCCGGATTTTGTGAGCATAAGATACAATTGGAGCAAGAGAGCAAACGTAGCGTGGGTCATCAAAGAAGGTTAAATCCttcaatgcaagaggtggtgaagaaataaataataaaatggttggatgccggggttgtctaccccattgccGATAGTCCTTGGATGAGACCGgtgcaatgtgtgccaaagaaaggagGCATGACTGTGATTCAAAATGACAAATTTGAACGCATCCCAATGAGGACGGTGACCAGGTGGAGAGTTTGCACGGACTACCAGAAGCTCAATAGTGCTACTTGCAAAGACCATTTCCATAtgccttttattgatcaaatgcttgatcggcTAGCGGGAATGTCAttttattgcttcttggatggttATTCCAGCTACAACCAAATCAACATTGCcttagaggaccaagagaagacgaCATTCACATGTCTGTATGGGACATTTTCCTTTAGtcggatgccatttgggctatGCAATGCCCCCATTTGGGCTATGCAATGCCCCGACTATGTTTCAACGATGCATGATATTAATCTTCTCGGACATGGTGGAGAACGTCTTAGAggtattcatggatgacttctctgtAGTTGGTGATTCCTTTGAGCATTGCCTTGCCAACCTTAGGCAAGTGCTAAAAAGATGTGAGGAAACATACCTTGTACTCAATTGGAAAAAATGTCACTTCACGGTGGACGAGGGTATTGTTCTTGGCCATAAAATTTCCAAGAGAGGCATAGAGGTTGATCGGGAAAAGATCGAGATCATTTTAAAGCTTCCTCCTCCCACTTCGGTAAAGGGTGTTCAGAGCTTTTTGGGGCATGCAACTTTTTATAGGCAATTTATCAAAGACTTCTAAAACATTGCAAGTCCCATGTGTAAGCTCCTTGTAAAGGATGCTAAGTTTGAGTTCGATGGGAAGTGGCTCaaagcttttgaggaattgaaatCAAGGCTCACCACGACACCTATTATTGTCACACCTGATTGGTCTCTtccatttgaactcatgtgtgatgccagTGGTGTAGCTATTGGAGCAGTACTTGGTCAATGACATAGCAAGATTCTTCATCATGTCTAGTATGCAAGAAAGAcactcaatggtgcacaaatGAATTACATTGTAACTAAAAAAAGTGATAGTCTACACCGATAATGCTGATCTCCGCTACCTTATCATGAAGAAGGATGCTAAACCAAGATTGATTAGGTGTTTCTTTTGTTACAAGAGTTTGACTTTGAAGTCAAATATCAAAAATGAACAGAGAATCAAGTTGCGGATAACTTATCTAGGCTTGAAGAGGCAGGGAGACCAAAAGAAGATCTTGAAATTAATGATGCCTTCCTAGATGAGCACTTATTGGCAATATCCAGCACCTTCGCTCCTTGGTATGCCGACATCGCTAACTTCTTGGTTAGTGACCTTATCCCCGACGGATTGGAAGCTTATCAAAAGAAAGAGTTCTTGTGGGAGTGTAGGCGATACTATTGGGAGGAACCCTTTTTGTTACGGATTTGTGCCGAAAACATCATTCGGCGTTGTGTTCCGGAAGATGAGGTAATTCAAATTCTCAAAGCATGTCATGACTCTCCAGTTGGGGGCCACCACGGTGGCACGATGGAAATCATACTGCGGCAAAAGTGCTAGAATGTGGCTATTAATGGCCATCGATCTACCAAGATTTAAACCAAATGGTCAAGGCATGTGATCAATGTCAAATACAAGGGTCAATTTCTACaaggcatgagatgcctatgaacttTGTGATGGAGGTCGAGATCTTTGATATGTCGGGGATCGATTTCATGGGTCCCTTCGTAAGCTCTCAATACATGACATATATCTTGGTGGCCGTAGATTATGTCTCCAAATAGGTTGAGGCAATTGCCTTGCAgaacaatgaagcaagaagtgtAACCgccttcttgaagaagaacatatttacTAGGTTTGGAACCCCAAGGGCCATCCTTAGTGATGGTGGTTCTCACTATTGCAACAAAGCCTTTGCCAGGTTGCTTGATAAATATAGAGTTAAGCATAAGGTTACTACCCCTTATCATCCTCAGTCAAGCggtcaagttgaagtctccaaccgggagatcaaaaaTATTCTAGCAAAAACTGTTAATACAAACAGAACTGACTGGTCAAAGAAGCTAGATGATGCATTGCGGGCCTATCAAACAGCAATTAAGACACCCATTGGCACCTCACCTTACTGATTGGTTTTTGGTAAGGCTTGTTACTTGCCAATGGAACATcaacacaaagccatgtgggcattGAAAATGTTAAATCTTGACTGGGCCAAAGCTGCTAATCTAAGGATGACACAACCTAACGAGATGGAAGAGTTCCGTTTTCATGCCTACAAGAATGCAGTCATGTataaagaaaaattgaagtttattCGTGACAAGAAGATTTTTAAGCAGGAATTTAAATCTGGTGACATGGTCTTACTCTTCAACTCAAGATTGAAGTTTTTTCCGGGAaaactcaaatccaaatggtCTGGCCCATTCAAAGTTGTGAATGTGTCTTCCTATGTAGCTGTTGAATTAGAATCTGAGGACGGGACCCGAAATTTCAAAGTAAATGGCCAAAGGGTCAAGCCTTACCTTGGAACCATTGGAGAAAGGAAACTAGTAGAACAACTCTCACTCAAGGATGGTCCCGTACCAATTGCCACCAATGATTAGCCAAAGTGGGGGCAACATCGtcatgtcgcgacgttaaatcaagcgcttcttagGAGGCAACCCAAGTGTTGGTAACAATTCTTTGGTTAGATTTTAATTTTAGTAGGTTTAATTGTAAGAGATGAACAGTTTGACGGGTGTGTTAGAATGCAGGTTACCCAAAATAAAAACGAAATATGATGCAAAGGTAgagggaaaatgaaggaaaacaAGCTGAGTTTCAGCTGTTGTTCTGCGGCAACATATGCGGCCACATAAATTGTATGCAGAACCCATAATGATCGCAGACACAAGCAGAACACCAATAAAATTAGGTCATAAAAATATGGAGAAAAGTCAACTCTTGTGGCCCATAGAATCATTCTACTACCGTAGAATCAAACGCACATCTGTAGTAGACCACCCAGGTACTAATCCATCGCAAAACACATATGTGGCCGGATAATGTGTTATGCGATGGTCATTTGACCGCAGAACCATCAGGTATTAAACCCCAGTTCTGTCTCTCTCCCCTTTCTATCTATCTTCTGTCATTTGACACACCCAGGCACGAAAACAAAATCCAAGAGAAAAACATAgagaaaacaaaaaacaaaaataaaatcagAAAATGGGAGGCTCACCTTGATTGCTTGACTCACGATTCACATCAACTTAGCTTACTCAAACTTTTGCAATCTGGTATGTAATATTTACAAAATTTCTCTTGCTCAGTTAATGTAAAGACACGCCTCATTTCTCTTGCTCGGTTAATGTAAGGACTGATGTGTGCTTTCAGTCATTTTTTTCCTCCAATCCATGTTACCCTCTTCTATCTACCCAACTTCTTGTCTTCTATAATGGGAATCGACTCTGGGGGGAAAGACGTATTGTGGGTGGGTCAATCAAAATTTAGGGGTGAGTATTAGGGAGTCTGAATAGAGTAAGGAGGTTGGAAATTTGTAACAATTTGCATTAGATATTGCCAGGCCAAGCATTAAATCGACCAAATGTTGAGTGTGTGTAATGCTCTCTCACAATTTGAGCATTTGGTGCTGAGTATGAATAAAGGTTGCCTATGAGTGCATTACTGAGTAGAGGCGATGAtctttgcggtccgcataactgttttgtGGTCCCCAAAGTCATCACATTCTGTATGCTTGAGAGTTTTCTCTGCTCCAATATGCGGTTGAGTCCACGGCCACAGAACTGGTTTGCAGACAGCACAATGGTCATAGGCCTAATCAGAATCCAGCCTTATTCAAAGTTCAAAATTCGACTAATCTACGGTCGCAAACAAGTTTTGCGACCACTTCTACGGCCCGCATAATGCCTTTTACTTCTGATGGTTATCTTTTGCGTTGTggtttgcggtccgcagagttaTTCTGCGATAGCATAACTACTCACAGAACATTTTGTGCCTCTTATTTCTATGCCATATGTTACACATGTCCTATCTTGTACTAACTCCTCGTTAATTGGCAGGAATGGAACCAAAGAAATCCTTAGCATCGCGAACACCCACCACTCGAGGAAATAGAGGCACTGCAGCTATAAGCCCATAATTATAGCAATCCAAACGCAAACATCCTGGCACATCCAGAAATTCATCCGAGCCTACCTCCCAGTCTGAAGAGGAGGAGGCACAGCTTGCCTTTTACCACCAGTTGACCTCCAGGTCGAAGCACGCAAAAAGAGTTGTGAGGATCTTAGGTTTAGGATTCCCGGCTCTTGGACTCTGTACAGAGATGGTCTAGCAAAGAGAAAGATCCTCGAAGAAAAGTAGCTTAATTTGAAAGGTCTTATAGAACACTATCCCCATGTGCTAGAAAACATCAAAAATAGGGGATAGGAGTTCTTCACTAAAGTTTCAGGATAGTACAATGAGACGCTTATTAGGGAATTTTATGCTGCATCCAGGAACTCAGAACAAAATAGAAACCATCGATACTTGAAATTTGTCTTAGTCCGAGGAGTTGAAGTACTTTGTGATTTCCCATCCATCAATGATGTATATTTCGAGGAGTGGGAACCAGGCATGGCAGTATATGAGGCAAAGATTGCAAATAAAGAATCTGAGCATGCTTGGGTAGCCACTATATTAGCCAAAGGATCTCCGCCTTGGATTGCACCACGCCAGAAAATTCACAAGAAGGATTTTACCCGAGAGGGCCGATATTGGCTAAGTTTTGTCTATTCCCGTATACTGCCTACGTGAAATGAGACCGACATCAGTATCGAGAAGGAGATACTTATCGCTTGCATCATGTCGGGTATCAAGATTGATGTGGGAGAGCTTATATTTCCTGAAATTGGGATTAGGGCAAACCAGAAAGAAACCTCGCTCCATTTTCCAGGCTTAATCCATGCTTTGTGTAACGACGTGACAGTTACTTCGTTCCCCAAACATGACCGCATAGAAAGAATTGTTCAGAACATTGACATCACACGGCACCAAGACATTGATAAAGTGGTCAAAGATCCACcagagaaatcactcactctccCTCCGGCCTCTTCCCTCAGCAACACCTGCTATGTCATCAGTTCTAGACACCTCTTCCGCACCAACTACCTCCACATCCACTCTCAGATCAGCCACCGTGACACCACTGGTCTCACTGCTTGCACTCTCCAAGCTTGGTCTACTGGCACAACATGGTAATTATAAAGTAGACAAATTGACAAAATAACATCCATCGCTCATCCTGCAAGCATTAGCCCCGATCCAAACCTCAGTAAGGGATCTTCAGAAGCAACATCTATCATATGAGGATCGACTCAAACATTTTGAAGCTTGCCTTAAGAAAGTTGATCGAGGTGAAGTTGGGGAGATGCCTCAACTCAAAAAGGATGTAGTTGAGCTCAAGTTAGAGCTACATAAGATGCAGACACTGGAGTTT containing:
- the LOC104091093 gene encoding uncharacterized protein, yielding MEHQHKAMWALKMLNLDWAKAANLRMTQPNEMEEFRFHAYKNAVMYKEKLKFIRDKKIFKQEFKSGDMVLLFNSRLKFFPGKLKSKWSGPFKVVNVSSYVAVELESEDGTRNFKVNGQRVKPYLGTIGERKLVEQLSLKDGPVPIATND